A genomic region of Novipirellula artificiosorum contains the following coding sequences:
- a CDS encoding tetratricopeptide repeat protein: protein MSKEIIVLFRDSAPVVHRISETLSEYFSSAHLRCENELPQHRGESQVVIALLSQDSERGPTPGLPLDDFDAMESTGIADAFGRDSMRVIPVLLDRAVMPVTERIPSVLQPLTFQHALRIRTDKDLQRDIGRLVSDLEEHLDEYPDDLYPWDYWLLPIGLIGCLLFLPFLGIWMLEAWYWSDAYENLTRFQEARFVFEGVGLAMLGLFVFLAGCGFFYRRYRIDVGRQCDYFRSGSGEPLLERNWMMAFALLLAISSLAWGWWSVGLAVLLGIVGLWKYGSNRGSHPWPIFAAVIALSVASIVHFAWRKQTLDRLGESIALYERGMQSISAGDLENAEALFAESAAAHEAFGHSYQGLGEVHRQRGDPTQAIAAFTKAVECYPTSDSSLIGPDHERAALAYLSRGEIYREQNQIELADQDQESANDLDPWLQIFHGILRFW from the coding sequence ATGAGCAAAGAAATCATCGTTCTGTTTCGCGACAGCGCGCCCGTTGTCCATCGTATCTCGGAAACGCTCTCCGAGTACTTTTCATCAGCGCATCTGCGATGCGAAAACGAATTGCCTCAGCATCGTGGCGAGTCGCAGGTGGTCATTGCATTGTTGAGCCAAGACAGCGAACGCGGGCCGACGCCAGGCCTGCCGCTTGATGATTTCGACGCGATGGAGTCAACCGGAATCGCAGATGCATTTGGCCGAGATTCGATGCGGGTCATTCCCGTCTTACTCGATCGCGCGGTCATGCCCGTGACTGAACGGATTCCATCAGTTCTTCAGCCACTCACATTTCAACATGCATTGCGGATTCGAACGGACAAAGACTTACAAAGAGACATTGGGCGGTTGGTCAGCGACTTGGAGGAACACCTTGATGAGTACCCCGATGACCTTTACCCGTGGGACTATTGGCTGCTACCGATCGGTTTGATTGGATGCCTGTTGTTTCTCCCCTTCCTCGGAATATGGATGCTGGAAGCTTGGTATTGGAGCGATGCGTATGAGAACTTGACGCGATTCCAGGAAGCCCGATTTGTGTTCGAGGGCGTAGGACTTGCAATGCTTGGCCTGTTTGTCTTCTTGGCTGGATGCGGATTCTTCTATCGTCGCTACCGAATCGACGTCGGGCGCCAATGCGATTACTTCCGCAGCGGTTCGGGGGAACCGCTGTTGGAAAGAAATTGGATGATGGCGTTCGCGCTACTTCTCGCCATCAGTTCACTTGCCTGGGGCTGGTGGTCTGTCGGGCTGGCCGTGCTGCTCGGAATTGTCGGCCTTTGGAAATACGGCTCCAATCGCGGTTCCCATCCCTGGCCGATCTTTGCCGCGGTGATTGCATTGAGCGTCGCATCGATCGTTCACTTTGCTTGGCGAAAGCAAACGCTTGATCGTTTGGGGGAATCCATTGCATTGTACGAGCGAGGCATGCAAAGTATTTCGGCGGGCGACCTGGAGAATGCCGAAGCCTTATTTGCCGAGTCCGCAGCCGCGCATGAAGCTTTCGGACACTCTTATCAGGGCCTTGGCGAAGTGCATCGTCAACGTGGCGACCCAACGCAGGCGATCGCAGCTTTCACCAAGGCTGTCGAATGTTACCCAACAAGCGACTCGAGCTTGATTGGCCCCGATCACGAACGGGCGGCACTGGCGTACTTAAGCCGGGGCGAGATTTATCGGGAACAGAACCAAATCGAGTTGGCGGACCAGGATCAGGAAAGTGCAAACGACCTCGATCCTTGGCTTCAAATCTTTCATGGCATTCTTCGTTTTTGGTAG
- a CDS encoding sulfotransferase family protein, translating to MSERNRLSLLNIWTACDLKTWLSIVRQTKGQPLLWQSRIVIAAILCISAFNSVLGWIQRLVYSRRIKHCKPKSPLFVLGHWRSATTVLQQILSADPQFGFASSYACFCPHHFLLTERMFADDFNALAPTTRVIDDLVLDASGPQEDEFALLGLGAPSPYRLLATPSNGFDLVSQLRSAEMSASQESDFIEKLQWFLKALTVRCPQRLVLKSPAHTMRWRTLLRMYPNAQFVVITRERDATIASAVTMWSKLLNHTSLTVVDHDELQRNLWRRSCDSFDAFSKSIQKARQSLPASQLHVIDFDEMLYDPVGQLQHLYAAFDLGPFRIHDPATARLLSQIKRHQPQLHRTTVGRA from the coding sequence ATGTCGGAACGCAATCGCCTATCCCTCTTGAATATCTGGACCGCTTGTGATTTAAAGACCTGGCTCTCCATTGTCCGCCAGACCAAAGGCCAGCCCCTCCTTTGGCAGAGCCGTATTGTGATCGCTGCAATCTTATGCATCAGCGCGTTCAATTCGGTCCTGGGATGGATTCAGAGATTAGTTTACAGTCGTCGGATCAAACACTGTAAGCCAAAATCGCCGCTGTTTGTTTTGGGGCATTGGCGTAGCGCGACGACCGTGCTGCAACAAATCTTGAGTGCGGACCCACAATTCGGGTTTGCGAGTAGCTACGCGTGCTTCTGTCCCCATCATTTTCTGTTGACCGAAAGGATGTTTGCAGACGATTTCAACGCCCTGGCACCGACGACTCGGGTGATCGACGACTTGGTCCTGGATGCGAGTGGCCCACAGGAGGACGAGTTCGCGTTGTTGGGGCTCGGTGCACCGTCGCCGTACCGTTTGCTCGCGACCCCGTCCAACGGATTCGATCTGGTTTCCCAGCTTCGCTCCGCCGAAATGTCAGCCAGTCAAGAATCGGACTTCATTGAAAAACTGCAATGGTTCCTCAAGGCGTTAACCGTCCGTTGCCCCCAAAGGCTCGTCTTGAAATCGCCTGCACATACGATGCGTTGGCGAACACTTCTAAGAATGTATCCCAATGCACAGTTCGTTGTGATCACACGCGAGCGGGACGCCACAATCGCATCGGCCGTTACGATGTGGTCCAAGCTGCTCAATCACACCTCCCTGACCGTCGTTGATCATGACGAATTGCAGCGCAATCTTTGGCGGCGATCGTGTGACTCGTTTGACGCATTTTCCAAGAGCATTCAAAAAGCTCGTCAGTCTTTGCCCGCCAGTCAATTGCATGTGATTGACTTTGATGAAATGCTGTACGACCCCGTCGGCCAACTGCAGCACCTTTATGCCGCATTCGATCTAGGACCGTTCCGAATTCACGACCCCGCGACGGCTCGATTGTTATCACAAATCAAACGCCATCAACCTCAGCTCCATCGGACGACGGTTGGCCGGGCATGA
- a CDS encoding TIR domain-containing protein, producing the protein MQKLFVSYRRKESQDFTGRMFDRLQGYYGPNSVFMDVDDLLAGKDYRTQIARIIQQCDVVLVVIGEQWLDIVDDFGKRRLDNPDDQLRIEVETAVEQGKSLVPVLIHGASLPPSERLPESIAGVASCDPIPIDSGVPFNSDVKKLIDRLAKSHGILSPDSRFPLELILIPMGILLVGIGVASLSLLPGDADFMLWQLPLPDVRFEQMGLTESDLGMAAYSRALLDMILYCTLPLAVGPVLIVVGKRWCCLTQESTARRAHFSSGIGRRRAPKSTSAVVSLACGLASMGLGVLATIPAILFGVWAVLTTGRRHGWVRGRSLAIIGMLTGMLGIVTTLSIQLPYWKFYRWLREMDSARIALDQKDSETALTSYRLASQLFEPQTDESDIALVNFARALGVQGKHQDAVDVLSPILAVRESVYNSSDPIDASQEQRDILRNAYQIRGNALQQLGDSEGASTDMRASESVGGSSSSFLDRLFDAIPKFDDRDEARKEPQSEVPPPPLPIPDVDA; encoded by the coding sequence ATGCAAAAGCTGTTTGTCTCCTACCGCCGAAAGGAATCGCAAGACTTCACAGGACGAATGTTTGATCGCTTGCAGGGTTATTATGGCCCCAATAGTGTCTTCATGGACGTGGATGACTTGCTAGCCGGCAAGGACTACCGGACACAGATCGCTCGGATCATCCAACAGTGCGATGTTGTGCTGGTCGTTATCGGCGAACAGTGGTTGGACATCGTCGACGATTTCGGCAAGCGGAGACTGGATAATCCTGATGATCAGCTTCGAATTGAAGTAGAAACCGCGGTGGAGCAGGGCAAGAGTCTCGTTCCCGTGCTGATCCACGGCGCGTCCCTGCCTCCATCCGAACGATTGCCGGAATCGATTGCCGGAGTTGCCTCTTGTGACCCCATCCCGATCGACAGCGGCGTCCCCTTCAACAGCGACGTCAAAAAGCTGATCGATCGGCTGGCGAAATCGCACGGCATCCTGTCACCCGATTCGCGTTTCCCGCTGGAGTTGATCCTCATCCCAATGGGTATCCTTCTCGTTGGGATTGGAGTGGCGTCCTTGTCCCTTTTGCCCGGGGATGCCGATTTCATGCTTTGGCAATTGCCGCTGCCCGACGTCCGGTTTGAGCAGATGGGGCTGACCGAAAGCGATTTGGGGATGGCCGCATATTCTCGGGCGTTACTGGATATGATCCTCTATTGCACACTTCCGCTTGCGGTTGGCCCAGTCTTAATTGTCGTTGGAAAACGTTGGTGTTGTTTGACCCAAGAATCGACGGCTAGAAGGGCCCATTTTTCATCAGGCATTGGTCGGCGGCGAGCACCCAAGAGCACTTCTGCTGTCGTCAGTTTGGCATGCGGTTTGGCCTCGATGGGTTTAGGTGTGCTCGCCACGATACCCGCAATTTTGTTTGGAGTTTGGGCTGTTCTGACGACAGGCCGCCGACATGGTTGGGTCCGTGGTCGCTCGCTCGCCATCATTGGAATGCTGACTGGCATGCTTGGAATTGTGACCACGCTCTCGATCCAGTTGCCATACTGGAAGTTCTATCGATGGTTACGCGAAATGGACTCCGCAAGAATAGCGTTGGATCAAAAAGATTCGGAAACGGCGTTGACGTCTTACCGATTGGCGTCGCAGCTCTTTGAGCCCCAGACGGATGAAAGTGACATCGCTTTGGTAAACTTCGCGCGAGCGTTGGGCGTGCAGGGGAAACATCAGGACGCGGTTGACGTTCTGTCCCCGATCTTGGCAGTCCGGGAATCGGTTTACAACTCCTCCGACCCCATAGATGCCAGTCAGGAACAACGAGATATTCTGCGCAACGCCTATCAAATTCGCGGCAACGCATTGCAACAGCTCGGAGACAGCGAGGGAGCGTCGACCGACATGCGGGCATCGGAATCCGTAGGCGGATCGAGTTCCTCGTTCTTGGATAGGTTATTCGATGCCATTCCGAAATTTGACGATCGTGATGAAGCGAGGAAAGAACCGCAATCGGAGGTACCCCCGCCACCCCTGCCGATTCCCGATGTTGACGCGTGA
- a CDS encoding sialate O-acetylesterase — protein MKRRTLRPGLSPLVSAIVVLSCLLGSDAFAEVRLPSIFNDHMVIQQQMPIRVWGWADPGETVEVSLGDNHFDANADSSGRWQVELPAMPAGKTPLTLVAKGSNTVEIKDILIGEVWLCSGQSNMEWTVRNCSNGADEVAAAQYPMIRHIKIPRNPNMLPQEEVEATWEICSPETAGNFTACGYFMARELQKELDVPVGLVNASWGGTRVEPWTPPIGFQKVEALQDIYQSVVGRTPGTAQYENRLQTHVAALEAWLTKATKALNTSELLEPSPSYPAELTPFTSHQDPTMLYNGMLHMLVGFPIRGAIWYQGESNHNEGMLYFEKKKALIQGWRELWGEGDFPFYYVQIAPYQYGTEDPAILADFWEAQAAVQQLPSTGMVVINDIATLDNIHPPNKQDVGKRLAMLALKNDYGRETLVANSPELESLDVLDGSLRVNFKNTGGGLKTRDRKAPSHFEIIGPGSSGFHAATARIDGDSIVLTADEVKNPVAFRFAWHKLAEPNLTGGTGLPVGALRAGELPDFLSQLPIGTDYKLVYDLDLSKLAKEVRYDVDNSGTVDSFERIGYLLELTTAGGEEQKVFVSMDAFTDNVKTIAIPTFSSKANYQQNIESMDVYSTVSGVTTGTGITTGNIEFWPNNYSAVSGSEVKGASSSVFDFGDKPGPPVDGYGSMQVHNYGEKQTLFAINHWGANADIGIGNSEGNTRDWTFAGNAASYTSKRLRVYVK, from the coding sequence ATGAAACGACGAACCCTGCGTCCTGGATTAAGTCCGCTCGTCTCGGCAATTGTTGTGCTCTCCTGTTTGCTCGGCTCGGATGCATTTGCGGAAGTTCGCTTACCAAGCATCTTCAATGATCACATGGTGATACAACAACAGATGCCGATTCGCGTTTGGGGATGGGCCGATCCGGGAGAAACGGTCGAAGTCAGCCTCGGTGATAACCACTTCGACGCCAATGCGGATTCATCAGGCCGTTGGCAAGTTGAACTGCCAGCGATGCCCGCTGGCAAGACTCCGCTAACTCTCGTTGCAAAAGGAAGCAACACCGTCGAGATCAAGGACATTTTGATCGGAGAGGTTTGGTTGTGTTCCGGACAATCCAATATGGAATGGACGGTTCGCAATTGCAGCAACGGGGCGGACGAGGTTGCGGCAGCTCAGTATCCGATGATTCGGCACATCAAAATCCCTCGCAACCCTAACATGCTTCCACAAGAAGAGGTTGAGGCGACGTGGGAGATTTGCTCGCCCGAAACGGCTGGCAACTTCACCGCGTGTGGCTACTTCATGGCTCGGGAGTTGCAAAAGGAACTCGATGTCCCGGTAGGTCTCGTGAATGCTTCATGGGGTGGGACTCGTGTTGAGCCCTGGACACCGCCCATCGGTTTTCAAAAGGTGGAAGCACTTCAAGACATCTATCAGTCGGTCGTGGGGCGCACTCCTGGAACCGCCCAGTACGAAAATCGATTACAGACGCATGTTGCGGCATTGGAAGCTTGGCTAACAAAAGCGACGAAAGCCTTGAACACCTCGGAACTTCTCGAACCAAGTCCAAGTTATCCCGCAGAGCTGACTCCGTTTACCAGTCACCAGGATCCAACGATGTTGTACAACGGCATGCTTCATATGCTGGTTGGCTTCCCGATTCGCGGAGCAATCTGGTATCAGGGGGAATCGAATCACAATGAAGGAATGCTGTATTTTGAAAAGAAGAAGGCTTTGATTCAGGGATGGAGGGAATTGTGGGGCGAAGGCGATTTTCCGTTCTACTACGTTCAAATTGCTCCCTACCAATACGGCACCGAGGACCCCGCGATTCTGGCGGACTTCTGGGAAGCACAAGCTGCGGTCCAACAGCTCCCCAGCACGGGGATGGTCGTCATCAATGACATAGCAACCCTTGACAACATTCACCCACCGAACAAGCAGGATGTCGGCAAGCGCTTGGCGATGTTAGCATTGAAGAACGACTACGGTCGTGAAACTTTGGTTGCGAACAGTCCTGAGCTCGAATCCTTAGACGTACTCGACGGTTCCTTGCGAGTGAACTTTAAGAACACGGGCGGCGGTTTGAAGACTCGCGACCGCAAAGCACCCTCGCATTTTGAAATCATCGGCCCTGGCTCTTCTGGATTTCATGCCGCGACCGCACGTATTGATGGGGATTCGATTGTGCTCACCGCGGACGAAGTCAAGAATCCTGTCGCGTTTCGTTTTGCTTGGCATAAGTTGGCAGAACCTAACCTGACGGGCGGAACCGGATTGCCCGTTGGAGCACTTCGAGCGGGTGAGCTGCCCGATTTTCTAAGTCAGCTGCCGATCGGGACGGACTACAAACTCGTTTACGACCTGGACTTATCGAAGTTGGCCAAAGAGGTCCGCTATGACGTTGATAACAGTGGCACGGTGGATTCATTTGAGCGGATTGGCTATCTGTTGGAATTGACCACTGCTGGCGGCGAGGAGCAAAAGGTGTTCGTGTCGATGGATGCCTTCACCGACAATGTAAAGACGATTGCGATTCCCACCTTTTCTTCCAAGGCGAACTATCAACAGAATATTGAGTCGATGGATGTCTACTCGACGGTGAGCGGCGTGACCACTGGTACCGGAATTACGACGGGAAACATCGAATTTTGGCCCAACAACTATTCGGCAGTCAGCGGCTCGGAAGTCAAGGGAGCATCATCGTCGGTCTTTGACTTCGGAGACAAGCCGGGTCCGCCTGTGGATGGTTACGGCAGCATGCAAGTTCATAACTACGGTGAGAAACAAACCCTCTTTGCGATCAATCACTGGGGGGCGAATGCCGATATCGGAATCGGTAACAGCGAGGGCAATACGCGAGATTGGACCTTCGCTGGGAATGCCGCCTCGTACACAAGTAAGCGTCTAAGGGTTTATGTGAAATGA